Genomic segment of Ostrinia nubilalis chromosome 10, ilOstNubi1.1, whole genome shotgun sequence:
CatgaaatacataaaaaaataatgagctATTACATCGATTTTATTCCCAAGCACAATGAGCAGATATCAATGTAAATGGCaacacttatttttattacatactagcgacccgcccggGCTTCGCACGGATATAAATATTtgacaaaaattataaaatcaataaaaaaaaatcaaaacaaatctTTTATCTTTATAATAAAAGTATAGGTAGATAAACTCAAAGCAtatacagtcgtggtcaactaattagggacagatagaatactaagcaatactaagtgttcatatcctattattgtgagcttcattcaatattactggctgttactttgtaaacatattgactatcaagtactctatttaacagaatacaataacaacaaaaaaacttactaacttaataaaaaatcttaatcaaATCACATGAATCGGTAATTATGGTACGGACGGTCTGGCCACCTAATTAGGGACGGTTAAGTTTTtccttctaaattaaaaaaataaaaagtaataactttAATTCTGTTCATTTGTAATTTCGGCGTAAATTGAAAAGCGATATTCTTATCTTGCGAGTTAAAAACTCgtcaaattattaaaggtaatggGCTGAAAGAAAAGCAACAATGCGCTAAGTTATAATCAATCTTTATATCAGTGTGGATGGCCATACCGGTAAATTGCAGATCATCTGTAATGTTCCAAAAACATGAATCTACGATGCAGtggcttatttcaaaatcatgaaACAACAGAAAGTATGCCTAGAAGGAAGAGGCCAATAAAAACAACCCCACAAGATGGATCGCAGAATGGTCACTCTCGCAAAGAGAGACCCCTTTAAGGGTTTCGTTCTGATCAAGAGCGAGATTTTTGGACCAGAACCGACTGCTGGAGTATCTGCGAGGACCGTCGGAAGGCGACTGGTGGAAGCTAACCTTGTAGGAAGAATTCCTCGAAAAGTTCCACTACTGAAGATGGAACACAAAGAAGCAAGATTGGCGTTTGCAAGAAAGTATGGACATTAGGCTTTTGCTCAATGGATAAATGTGCTGTTTTCTGATGAAATCAAGATAAATCTTATTTCATCCGATGACAGACAATCCGTGCGACGACCTGTAAAGTCCGAAATGATACCAAAGTAAACGAAGAAGCAGGTGAAATATACAGGCGGCAAAATAAAAATCTGGGACTGATTTTCTGGACATAGAGTGTAACCTATAAAAAGAACTGAAGTTAAACTTGAGCAAttccaatacaaataaatataggaGAAAACGATGCTATCGTATGCTGAAGAAGTCTTACCAGTCTCATGAACATTTCAACACGATAACGacccaaaaaatatttagaatactAGCCAAATTACTTGTTATTAATAGACACAAGCTACAAAGCCtcgtgaagatttttttttgggacTGGAGAGACGGTCTTGTGTTTTAGTCATATaacgtccctaattagttgaccacgactgtaCATTTGTTTGGATTTATCCATTCTATGCTCACCTTTGCATCAGCCTTGGAGTGGTAGTCTACAAAAGCAAAACCACGATGCTGGTCCGAACCTGGAGTCAATTTTTTTGGCAGTCTCAACGTTTTTATTTCGCCAAAagctctaaaaataaaatttggctttaataaaatacacaattcaTACGACTTGAACGAGTTGAAGCAAATCAACAAACATTTctaatttaatatcaatttataACTAGTTATATTTAAAAAGATGGACTATTCATTTTGTACAAAGAAAAGAAGCACCTGAAAGTATTAATAGTCAAGTTAAACATTTAaggaaattattaattaaagttattattaatttcctccttcattgtttaaaaaaatattacaaactaTTCTAATGGGTTAGCCCGTCCCGTCACCCACCTCTACCTCGAAACGTTTTCGAGAAGACAAGTGTTGCTATTTCCAAAAAATTAGGCCCACCACATATTactataaaattttgataattctAGGCATTAAGCCATAATTGATCATAATGAGAAGATAAAAAACCAGAAATAGATTATTTATACGATTCAAAGACAAGCGCGTCTTTATCGTACAGGAATACATTTCATTAATGTTATCGCGCgataatacctatttaaaattactATTAATCAGCAGTGACTCAATATCGGTGgccaatgctcgatggcctcagtagagcctctcaacaagtgggcctcagaatgaacatggacaagacaaaaatcatgtctaatgtccgtgttgcacccactcctctgaaggttggagactctacactcgaagttgttgacaattatgtatacctgggacaaacagtccagttaggtaggtccaacttcgagaaagaggtcaatcgtcgaatccaactcggatgggcagcgttcgggaagcttcgccatatactcacgtccgaaataccgcagtgtcttaagtcgaaagtatttgaccaatgcgtgttgccagtgatggtatacggatctgagacgtggtcgcttactatgggcctcataagaaggctcaaggtcacccaaagggcgatggagcgggctatgctcggagtttccctgcgtgatcgaatcagaaatgaggagatccgcaggagaaccaaagtaaccgacatagctcgcagaattgctaaaatcaagtggcagtgggcggggcacatagctcgtagagacgatggccgttggggcaggaaagttctcgagtggcgaccacgggctggaagacgtagcgtgggcaggcctcctactaggtggaccgacgatctggtaaaggtcgcgggaagagcctggatgcgggcagcgcaggaccgttcattgtggaaaaccttgggggaggcctttgtccagcagtggacgtcatttggctgaaaagaagaagaagaagactcaaTATCGGCAGTAATTACCTGAATATTTCGTGGAGCTCGTTTCTGTTCGCTTGGAATGGCACGTTGCGTACGAGAATCTTTGTACCATTCTGTGCGGAATGCTTAGTGCTTTTTTTACTTGTTTGGATTTCCGtcctgtaaaaaaatatttttaaataaaataaatatgtaaaacaTTATATTATTTCAGTATAAGTGGTGTTGAACCAAAATACGTACGTGTTTCCCCTTTCAGAGCGCTTCAGCTCCAATGCCTTCCCATCTAAATtagaattttgtaataatttaagaGCTTCATTAGCATCCAGTTTTTTGTAGAATTGAACGAAGCCGTACCCCATCGATAAGAATTGTCCTGGTGATTTCGGATCTTTCTTCTTGGCTATCGTGACATTGTGGACTACTCCAGCTCGCGAAAAATGCTGTCGAAAGTGTTGAAATTAAATTAGGTTGTTCTAATTATGTAACTGCTGTGGTAACAAAGTGGATTCAGCTGCTCAAATAAGTTATCCAATACTTTGAATATTAAAACCAGTCTGAATGACGTACAAATATGCTATGTGAACATTTAGAGTTAACCTCTATAGCGAGATTTTGATTTTTACAGGAACTTATTATcactataaccacagaataataataagtactacgtacagaagttttacttcgcgaaggtatttaaaaaaatgtatgctcaatgtcattaacaatatggtataatttagcctgtctcaagagtcaagcaccattttgttgacaaacgtcagtgatcggcactgcgccgaagttaaagggctgacttcggtaaaattatgtgacgtgaggtgccaaactgcggaaaatggcggagaaaatacatgatttagcatgaattatcataaataatattaactacttatttacctctcagtgtcttgaggcacttaaaaaagtacattctgtgtttttattattatttaggcagttaaatactgcactgtatttagtacaccattttctttattttcttccatcatacacaagaatacgcgtgcgtgagtcaatgttcgctcgtatgtgaggccttgtcgaatagtatcctgtaggtgggccatcgtgcgtgttttgttttcgatgtaaactcgcggagatgaacaggcctgctataaCCTCTAACTTGGTTCCTATAAAGATAAGTTTAAAAATACCACTAGATGCCGTTAGATAGAAGGTACTCACCCTTTTCAACGAATCTTCTGTAGttataaaattaagatttttgacaAACAACGTCGTATCGTTTTCTGGTTCTCCCAATACTTCAGTTTCAACCACACTGTCTTTGGTGTCCTGAATTTGCGTTTCTACCTTCTTAGTTTCTGGTACATGTTTTTTACTTTCAAATGTTTCTGCAGTAtcagtttttttaatttctgtCTGTTCATTGCTATCGGTCTCTGTCTTTTCAGCTGATTTAACAAATACATTCTCTGGCGCCCACTCTAAGTATAAAGGCGATGACTTAAATTGGGAATAAGCTAGTTTGCTAAACGCCTTCTTAGCTTCGAAGGGTTCAATGAAATCTACGAGTGCTGTTATACCGTGTTCTGGCATCAGGAACCTGGCAATATGACCGTGCCGTTCAAATAACTGCTTGACTTCACTCGCCTCTGTGTTAGCTGGTAAATTTTTCACTAATATACATGTTTTCGACCTTCTTTTTGCtggctgaaaataaataaatattaagtgACACTAAACTAACTAACTATATACATATAACAATACCATCAGAACTTGCTCCTTTTTGAAGTCAGTTAAAAATATTACCTTACTAAAAGCATCCAAATACACTCCATTGGTTTCGAGGAATTTGCGTGTCTCGGCAACCAGTTGAGTTTCTCCCAGCGCTAATCTTACAGCGGCGCTTGTGTCTAAAGAAATTAATTGCattgcataaaaatatacatattcaaagatattataaaaaacacacaaaaacacAGAATCGATTTCAGAATTTCATGGTACTGTCGCGTGCAAATTATTCTGTATTGTTTTCAGAACTTCACCATGAGAGGGTAAAAGTAAgggaataatataatttattgatacCAGTAAAATAATTCAAGACtcaaaaaagtatttcattCTAGTCCCGAAAACCGGGGTTATTTTTCGAGAATCGTGATTTGATTTATTGATTTTCGTAGGGGTGCAAGAGAGCTCCGTGCTAATAAAAACCGGCAAGTTTTGCAACCAACAGTCAAATAATATTGATATCGAGTTGTCTGTATCTTGTGAAATGAAGTGAAATAATGTTAAGGATACTGAGTGGGTTCAATCCCTCTGgataaattattatcattattgcTTTACGATATAGTCAGTTTCAGATTTATAGGCCAAACCCTCTCGCCTTTTGGGCGGTAGAGATCGGTAcagttattattgttattaaagaTTCTTACTTTTGTTGGTTTCGGTGAGCAGCTGTTCCTTGGTGGTGCTGTAGGCGGCGGCCACGACGTCGGCGACTGCGTTGGCTCCCAGGAACAAAGTGTTCCAGTTGTGGGACGACTTCGCTTGGGCCTTCAGTTTTTTTGCTTTCTTCTCTTTGAATGTGAGTCCATCTAAACAGTAATTACTAATTAGAATGCGTTTATGCAATACGATGCAAATAAGTAACGTGTGGCTGACATCGAAAATTCAGCGAATTTACCTATCTTGTCTGATCTCAACCTGTCTTGGTGAATggatttttcattttaatttttttttacgggAATAAACTTTAAGATAGTGCTGGAAGTCTGTAGCAGATTTTTGGGGGATTTGGGTTGGTAGGAGTAGTAAGAGAACTACAATCATACACAGaggactaacgcccgtattcacaaacgatgtttgcttaagtgacgcaggaaatctaacgcacagcgttgaataaagctctgtaaggcctcagcctcgaacttagcgggcagcggggcgggagcggcggcggcgctggagcggggcgggcaacgcagacccgttctcgaaacaagcgggcagctcgcgcagcgctttagcggcgaagtgttgtgttcagggttgtgttgtcgagatatttgtttttattcgcaaacgaaatgtctgaacaacggcaacaatcttatttcgattcaaatttattcctaaacGCTCgttttattgtgggcaaaagaaggagtgcgctgcccgctcgttgcccgctccctcgccgctgcccgctcgttgcccgctgccgcgccgctgttttcgagaaccgttctatttgattttacgcataagatcctgccgctcccgcgccgccgccgccgccgccccgctgcccgctaagttcgaggctgaggcctgattggttcgcgtgtgaccctgtgcgtccacgcgcactgtgagacctcatagtaatgtttgtgaatacggggttAAGTCTTGTGTTGATGAGCCAGTTTTTGACGGGTTCGGCGTCGGGCCGGTGCTCGTTATTTTATCGATTGTCGACCCGGCGAACACACGCCCTAaggtttggttgccacaaaTAAAATACAGAAGACTACAAAGAAGGTAATGCTCACCGTCATTATCATCGGCATCCTCAAGCGCCTCTGTTTTAGCGGGCAGCAGGTGCAGCATGCGGCCGCAGAAAGTCGTGCCGTCCAGTTCCGTGAACGCCTTGACCGCGTGTTCTGGCATCATAAACGTGACGGTGGCAAAGCCCTTCGGCTGTCGGAGGACTTTGTCTATCGGCATGTTCACTTCGGCTAGTGGCCCtggaaataaattacttttagtaCACAGTTTCTTAATGAAAAAGTCGATTATTGAAGAAAAAGGTCATTCCCAAACATTAATGGTTGGGCGTAGTTGCAGGGTCAACTCTAATTTATGGAAATGGAAAAGAATAGAAAATTATCTTCCTATTACATCGCAcatagggtttctgctcgagctttctcgaactcgagaaaactcgagaaatttggcttcattcgagacgagaaaaaaattaccggagctcgagaattctcgagtttcgattttgaagcttttatattcttgaaagcctattttcttagacaaaagaaagtttttaattatttaataggtcaaggttgcttttagactggcctagtctttccttttttaactgatttgatttgcaagtaatgatctcaatcgaaactaagtaataatattcAACAACGAGTATGATATATTAcgtattatgtatgtttaactctgCTGACTGATataaagactgaaaaatttgttaaactcgtgcctcctcgtaaagtgtattcaagtcgttatctgtgagaaatttaaaaatttattaaaaagttttttttgttcataaaaaaaaactatactggtcatcacaaaaatcggcccacctacgttttacaggaaaactcgtttctactgacacaatcatggtgccccaacaatattggtgttatttgaaagcccaataaatatccttaaagaaaaacacatttaatttcttaataaacgatttaaacgattaacataattatacaataaatgtgagttgaaaaaagacctcactttgggctcacctctgggatcaattagaccaatttttatggttataaaaccaaataataatctcacgtgtcctctttaacagattgatagcgattaatcccaacttaacagttttatagtttatgacagttggctcaagcgtaactacctattttttgaagaagtgactctggattcttctacagacacatttttggggtaaaaacctttcctttaatgaaatgaagtttagaactaggcttttgaatggtgccaatattagtaggaagtggggatgcatacgtttgaaagtgcttgtcgcgggagggtcgatttttgtgatgaccagtgtatttatcgtaattttgctatttggacttgtgttctttagaaaacaagtgattcaattgtagctccagatttttattgttatttatccttaaagtacacgcgactttatgacttttgttatgattattagtaaatattaatgatgaaagaagatttaattttttgtttctttctttaccaaaataagtggtactaaattctaatattgattgttgtgcataaaagtaagtatattagataaaaaaaacctgtgtttttaataaatttcaaccgatttcagtagttttcattaaaagactcgagacccgagaaaactcgagactttggcctcgagaattctcgaaactcgagaaaaaaaataagtcgagaaatcagaaaccctaaatTCGCACATCATATAGAATGAATTATAAGAAAATGCTTtaccatatttttcaaataagtttGTGATTTCTTCCTCTGAGATGACATAAGGCAAATTCCTCACAAATATACTCCCACTTTCACCAATACTTTCTTCATTACTCTCTTGctgaaaaagtaattaattcaATGAGTATTTTTAGTTTAATGATACCATCAGAATGACATTTTGACTCATGCTATACCTCTTTTCTTCTCTTTTGATTAAACTGTTCTTCTTCTTCAGCTGCTTTTTTTGCTTTATCTTCATATTGACTGATATGTATTCGGTGATTTGCTGCAAGGAATATTTGTTGGATAATATTGAATATGGACAcagtgtatattattatgtcaacaTGAAATTGtaaactccgtcagtttataatataacgcgtgatATTGTAAGCTAACAGTGGATCAGGTTAGGTTAGGGCCCTCTCCCACGGCGacttttgtagcgatgcagtcgcgctgctgtagcgcgtttagtagcgcgttggcatcacttctgtagtgcgttgcaaatgcgactaatgCGCGtaagtagcgatgctgtcgcgcATTTATGAAACGGCGTGAAACAAAAAAGCCcgaaaagtcgccgtgggcgaagGCCCTTAGACTGTAATCTAACCACGTCAgtttataatctgacggaattcacaattttacagaGATTAAATAAACTTACCTATAAACAATTTATCTTTCTTGAGTGctttttttagttcattttcTGTCCTAAATCCTACATAACAAAATCCTGCAACTTTTTTTCCTTTAGCTTTAAGTGGTAATCTTATTGAGTAAGGCACCAAGGGTCTGAAAAACTCTTTTATATCTTTCTTCTTACATTTATAGGGTAGGCCTGTTATCTGTAAACGGAATACAattattgattattattatattgtttaatttagtaaataaataaataaatactaatgaaatagaaaaaaatcCGTATAATCTAGTTTTCATAATTGAAATGTATAATAAAAAGGCAGTGACTTGCCTTAATATGGAATAATTGTCGATTTCTTATTTTCTTTACTGGCTTTTCTTCTATCTGTTCCTCTACTGTTTGTTCCTGTACTGGATTTTCACTTTCTTGTATTGGACCATAAACTCTTTTCATTAGTAGTTTCATATActgaaaaacaacaatttgAAACCTGGTAAAGTTGCATTGAGATGTGtagtaaaatgaataaaaaaatacctaaatttTCAGCTTAAGCTATAAGTAATaagtattattgtaatttttttattatctccCATGAATTTAGCTTTAATGATGTTTGTATCTGTTTTATGAAACCAatgaatgttattttttaaatttaatgaataataataaataaaaaaaagaaattacctCTAAGTCACTAATTTGCTTATTAGCTACTTTATCTTCCACTTTACTACTTTGTTTTGTAGTCGCATTGTCATCTTCCACtttactattttttgtttctgtttCGTTTTCCTTTGCAACTGGTGTGGGTGTCTCTGTGGCAGCAGGCTTCTCATCCTCCACACCGGAGTCCTCATCGTCACTATTGGCGGCCTTTTCAAAGGCTTCCTTGATCCACGCTGTTTTGTCATTGACATGAGCTTCTATGAACTCCGCAAACAGTGGGTCTTCTTTAtgctgaaatattattttaatgttggTTAAATGATGACTACTTAATGATTAGAAAAAATGACTTGTCTTTCAACTAAAGCTACGCTAGGAGAGATAgtgataaaaatttaaggtaAGGTAATATTTGATACCAGTAAAATGTTTTCATCTTAATATCATATGATGATAGTTTGAGGGATAGGTAAAGGTTGTCCAGAGCAGCTTTGGTTGCTCGGTATACCTTATGAGCCAgaatagttcgttcgtttcagccgaaagacgtccactgctggacaaaggcctcccccaaggatttctaccaAGGAGCCAGAATAGTAGAagggtaaaaataaaatgtgtgtCTCAAAATActactattaaaaaatataaataccttTTTGAGCAATTCAAcaatcttatttttatttttttcattctttTTCTGTTgctttttttcaacttttttgtCATTGTTGTCATCCTTGTGTATTTTCTTGTAAGCTGTGCTGTCTGGCGCATATTTGCTCCAAGCCCTAGGCTTCTTTTCGTCTCCCAAGTTGGCGCAGACTTGTACTTCTATTTTCATGGACTTGATACACGTACCATCAAAATATTCCCTGGCAGCTTGGGCTTGTTCCTCTGTTCTGTATCCAATAAATCCGAAATTCCTGAACTTTCcatcttttgtatattttagttgGACATCTGTAATTTCTCCCTTCTCACTGAAGATATCTTTTAGGTTCTGTGCAGTTACCTAAAAGTTTGAGcgaaaattacataaaatagtaTAAACTATAGAAATTGATTAAACATTTAGCAAATTATATATAATGAATTACCTTATTTGgtagatttttaattattaaacgtgacataactttatttaaattcaaagaAATACATAGAAAAACAAATCACACGTGCGTGTATGAAATTTGTACAATTTGACATTAATGACAGCAAATGAGCAAAGTTGACAgtgacagtattttttttaattaaataggcAGAAGTATCAAATATTACACCagctttctttatttttttacatcttcattaaattttcatggt
This window contains:
- the LOC135075217 gene encoding probable RNA-binding protein 19; this translates as MSRLIIKNLPNKVTAQNLKDIFSEKGEITDVQLKYTKDGKFRNFGFIGYRTEEQAQAAREYFDGTCIKSMKIEVQVCANLGDEKKPRAWSKYAPDSTAYKKIHKDDNNDKKVEKKQQKKNEKNKNKIVELLKKHKEDPLFAEFIEAHVNDKTAWIKEAFEKAANSDDEDSGVEDEKPAATETPTPVAKENETETKNSKVEDDNATTKQSSKVEDKVANKQISDLEYMKLLMKRVYGPIQESENPVQEQTVEEQIEEKPVKKIRNRQLFHIKITGLPYKCKKKDIKEFFRPLVPYSIRLPLKAKGKKVAGFCYVGFRTENELKKALKKDKLFIANHRIHISQYEDKAKKAAEEEEQFNQKRRKEQESNEESIGESGSIFVRNLPYVISEEEITNLFEKYGPLAEVNMPIDKVLRQPKGFATVTFMMPEHAVKAFTELDGTTFCGRMLHLLPAKTEALEDADDNDDGLTFKEKKAKKLKAQAKSSHNWNTLFLGANAVADVVAAAYSTTKEQLLTETNKNTSAAVRLALGETQLVAETRKFLETNGVYLDAFSKPAKRRSKTCILVKNLPANTEASEVKQLFERHGHIARFLMPEHGITALVDFIEPFEAKKAFSKLAYSQFKSSPLYLEWAPENVFVKSAEKTETDSNEQTEIKKTDTAETFESKKHVPETKKVETQIQDTKDSVVETEVLGEPENDTTLFVKNLNFITTEDSLKRHFSRAGVVHNVTIAKKKDPKSPGQFLSMGYGFVQFYKKLDANEALKLLQNSNLDGKALELKRSERGNTTEIQTSKKSTKHSAQNGTKILVRNVPFQANRNELHEIFRAFGEIKTLRLPKKLTPGSDQHRGFAFVDYHSKADAKSAFESLCHSTHLYGRRLVLEWADQTDENEDVDTLRKRTAEKFNAKTPGGKKSRKGAVDVEMFVDGDK